A section of the Paenibacillus antri genome encodes:
- a CDS encoding polyphosphate polymerase domain-containing protein, giving the protein MAIEVFNRYENKYLLDDAAYRRVYDRLLEYMELDEYNKRHPYYSIGNIYFDTSNDALIRKSLSKPKYKEKLRLRAYGVPRPGAKGYLELKKKVFGLVNKRRTSLTLDEAFEFVRTGVEPEHKDYMNTQVLHEIHYFLQRYELEPKVYLAYERKAMFCIGNRDLRITFDTNIRSRRYDLRLEDGDYGEPLLEPGRWLMEVKAEKTIPMWLSRMLSEHRMFRTSFSKYGNEYKKYAANGKIVKEAAIYA; this is encoded by the coding sequence ATGGCGATCGAAGTGTTTAACCGGTACGAAAACAAATATTTGCTGGACGACGCGGCCTATCGGCGCGTGTACGATCGGCTGCTCGAATATATGGAGCTCGACGAATATAACAAGCGGCATCCGTATTATTCGATCGGCAACATCTATTTCGACACCTCGAACGACGCGCTGATTCGCAAGAGCCTCTCCAAACCGAAGTACAAGGAGAAGCTTCGACTCCGGGCTTACGGCGTCCCGAGGCCGGGCGCCAAGGGTTACTTGGAGCTTAAGAAGAAGGTGTTCGGCTTAGTCAACAAGCGAAGGACGTCTTTAACGCTCGACGAAGCGTTCGAATTCGTACGCACGGGCGTCGAGCCGGAGCACAAGGATTACATGAATACGCAAGTGCTGCACGAGATTCATTATTTCTTGCAGCGATACGAGCTTGAGCCGAAGGTGTATCTGGCCTACGAACGGAAGGCGATGTTCTGCATCGGCAACCGAGATCTGCGCATTACGTTCGACACGAATATTCGGTCGCGCCGGTACGACCTGAGGCTCGAGGACGGGGATTACGGCGAGCCGCTGCTCGAACCGGGACGTTGGTTGATGGAAGTGAAAGCGGAGAAGACGATTCCGATGTGGCTGTCGCGGATGTTGTCCGAGCATCGGATGTTCCGGACAAGCTTCTCGAAATACGGCAACGAATACAAGAAATACGCAGCGAACGGAAAGATCGTTAAGGAGGCCGCCATTTATGCTT
- a CDS encoding DUF3231 family protein, whose amino-acid sequence MKTATIDRTDTRTKKLTAAEASALWLQYLGDSMSVCMYKYFMQIVDNQEIKPILSFALQLSEDHIKKISAFLEGSNFQVPLGFTEKDVNLEAPRLFSDQFLLFYSYIMTIHGLTAYSLALTSSEREDLQNYFFECTVTAKQLFQKIMKASTSQPLYSGFPSIPSPSGIEFIETTGIVANLFGDKRPLNSSEISNLFFNSKKTGFVRSLSKAFSQVAEHDDVRQFMLKNVKLAGKDADSFDEILKQDGLPIPKKWDGEITDSTVSPFSDKLMMFHAAFLVNTALTYYGAAIGASLRSDMILNYKQVFNHAMQAGALCYNLMVKHEWLEKQPEATGE is encoded by the coding sequence ATGAAGACAGCAACGATCGATCGAACCGATACGCGAACGAAAAAGCTCACCGCTGCGGAAGCATCCGCTCTTTGGCTCCAATACCTAGGCGATAGCATGTCGGTATGCATGTATAAGTATTTTATGCAAATCGTCGACAACCAAGAGATCAAACCGATTTTGTCGTTCGCCCTGCAGTTGTCCGAAGACCATATCAAGAAAATTAGCGCATTTCTGGAGGGATCGAACTTCCAAGTTCCCCTCGGATTCACCGAGAAAGACGTCAATCTTGAGGCCCCGCGTCTCTTTTCCGACCAATTTTTACTTTTTTACTCCTACATCATGACGATCCATGGATTGACCGCCTATAGCTTAGCCTTAACAAGCTCCGAGCGGGAGGATCTCCAAAACTACTTTTTCGAATGTACCGTAACGGCGAAACAATTGTTTCAAAAAATCATGAAGGCATCGACTTCTCAGCCGCTGTATTCGGGATTTCCTTCGATCCCTTCGCCTTCAGGAATCGAATTTATCGAAACGACGGGGATCGTCGCGAATTTATTCGGGGATAAGAGACCGCTCAATTCCTCCGAAATCAGCAACCTCTTTTTCAATTCCAAGAAAACCGGCTTCGTCCGGTCGTTAAGCAAAGCGTTCAGCCAAGTGGCGGAGCATGACGACGTTCGCCAATTTATGTTGAAAAACGTGAAATTAGCGGGGAAGGATGCCGACAGCTTCGACGAAATCCTTAAGCAAGACGGCCTGCCGATTCCCAAGAAATGGGATGGGGAAATCACGGACTCCACGGTCAGCCCGTTTTCGGACAAGCTGATGATGTTTCATGCAGCCTTCTTAGTAAATACGGCGCTTACCTATTATGGAGCGGCCATCGGCGCCAGCTTGCGATCGGATATGATCTTAAACTACAAGCAAGTTTTTAACCACGCGATGCAAGCCGGCGCTCTTTGCTACAACCTCATGGTCAAACACGAATGGTTAGAAAAACAACCGGAAGCGACGGGCGAGTAA
- a CDS encoding response regulator transcription factor: protein MKRILIVEDDPSIANLQKDYLELSGYSVTIADNGTDGLALMERERFDLIVLDIMLPGVGGFEVLKAVREKEDIPVLLVSARAEEIYKVNGLGLGADDYITKPFSSGELVARVNAHLNKYERMKERFGKEREGAKLTVRGLEIHKEARRVFVNGKEVAMAQKEYELLLFLLQHANRVFDKEALFERVWGMDALGDASTVTVHIARIREKIEDNPSKPQYIGTVWGSGYRFIV, encoded by the coding sequence GTGAAACGAATCTTGATCGTAGAAGACGATCCGAGTATCGCGAATTTGCAGAAGGATTATTTGGAACTAAGCGGGTATTCCGTCACGATCGCCGATAACGGAACGGACGGATTGGCGCTCATGGAACGGGAACGGTTCGATCTGATCGTGCTGGACATTATGCTGCCCGGCGTCGGCGGCTTCGAGGTGCTGAAGGCGGTTCGGGAGAAGGAGGACATTCCCGTCCTCCTCGTCTCGGCCAGAGCGGAAGAAATTTATAAAGTGAACGGGCTCGGTCTCGGCGCCGACGATTATATTACAAAGCCGTTCAGTTCCGGCGAGCTTGTGGCGCGGGTGAACGCACACTTGAATAAGTACGAGCGAATGAAGGAACGGTTCGGGAAAGAACGAGAAGGCGCCAAGCTGACGGTGCGAGGACTCGAAATTCATAAGGAAGCCAGAAGAGTGTTCGTGAACGGGAAGGAAGTCGCGATGGCGCAGAAGGAATACGAGCTGCTGTTGTTTCTTCTCCAGCATGCGAACCGCGTGTTCGACAAGGAAGCGCTGTTCGAACGGGTGTGGGGCATGGATGCGCTCGGCGATGCGTCGACGGTTACCGTTCACATCGCCCGAATCCGGGAGAAGATCGAAGACAACCCTTCCAAACCCCAATATATCGGGACGGTATGGGGATCAGGGTACCGGTTTATCGTATGA
- a CDS encoding sensor histidine kinase, translating into MQVTKRFFAMNALAMLGAFAFAFLSAVIFVAVYTRAVGPEANLNDMQRIFETRAGIGEIKNEAASMDFDRLLEERYLQQLTDRVEMLGANAVIVRNRTVLYATGPMSAVDVERSLLLSEHAGGLDTLELAGTTYMFAKAEYKLASGEDGVLLLLAPMKLKSNFYLFLGVVTLGVFFLTFLLLNLWVSYRFSRGVIEPVSRLRDAAVKISEGDLDGGIAEEGEGEVRELCRTLELMRIKLKESIYIQHKYDENRSFLVSSISHDLKTPVTSIRGYIEGILDGVAHTPDKVRDYLETARSKALQVNAMIDDLLLYSRLDLNQLPYHMERTDLERYFTDCVEDHRYEYEQANLRLTLRSELNGQVLVFIDRERMKRVVQNILDNAKKYMKKGDGAVTIVLRATSSSAVVEIRDNGQGIPEEDVPHIFERFYRADPSRKSAEGSGLGLAIAKQIVEGHEGKIWARSNVGEGTRVMISLRML; encoded by the coding sequence ATGCAGGTAACCAAACGGTTTTTCGCGATGAATGCCCTAGCGATGCTGGGAGCGTTCGCTTTCGCCTTCCTCTCCGCCGTCATCTTCGTCGCGGTGTATACGAGAGCGGTAGGCCCGGAGGCGAACCTGAACGACATGCAGCGAATATTCGAGACCCGCGCGGGAATCGGAGAAATCAAGAACGAAGCGGCATCGATGGATTTCGATCGGCTGCTCGAGGAACGATATTTGCAACAGCTGACGGACCGCGTCGAGATGCTCGGAGCGAACGCGGTCATCGTCCGCAATCGAACGGTGTTGTACGCGACGGGACCGATGAGCGCCGTCGACGTCGAGCGGAGCTTGTTGTTGTCGGAGCATGCCGGGGGGCTGGATACGCTGGAGCTTGCCGGAACGACGTATATGTTCGCGAAAGCCGAATACAAGCTTGCCTCGGGGGAAGATGGCGTTCTGCTGTTGCTCGCCCCGATGAAGCTGAAGTCGAACTTCTACCTTTTCCTAGGCGTCGTGACGCTCGGCGTCTTCTTCCTGACGTTCCTGCTGTTGAATCTGTGGGTTTCCTACCGGTTCTCGCGCGGCGTGATCGAGCCGGTCTCTCGTCTGAGGGACGCCGCCGTGAAAATCAGCGAAGGAGATTTGGACGGGGGCATCGCGGAGGAGGGCGAAGGGGAAGTCAGAGAGCTGTGCAGGACGCTGGAACTGATGCGAATCAAGCTGAAGGAATCGATTTACATTCAGCACAAATATGACGAGAATCGAAGCTTTCTCGTGTCGAGCATTTCGCATGATTTGAAGACGCCCGTCACTTCCATTCGCGGGTATATCGAGGGAATTCTAGATGGGGTCGCGCATACGCCCGATAAGGTACGGGATTACTTGGAGACGGCCCGTTCGAAGGCGCTGCAGGTGAACGCCATGATCGACGATTTGCTTCTCTATTCCAGACTGGACCTGAATCAGCTGCCCTACCACATGGAACGAACGGACCTCGAACGGTATTTCACGGATTGCGTCGAGGATCACCGTTACGAATACGAACAGGCGAACCTGCGACTGACGCTGCGAAGCGAGCTGAATGGACAGGTGCTCGTGTTTATCGATCGCGAACGGATGAAGCGGGTCGTTCAGAACATCCTCGACAATGCGAAGAAGTATATGAAGAAGGGCGACGGAGCCGTAACGATCGTGCTGCGAGCGACGTCGTCGTCCGCGGTCGTGGAAATTCGCGACAACGGGCAAGGCATTCCGGAGGAAGACGTGCCGCACATTTTCGAGAGGTTTTATCGAGCCGACCCGTCCAGGAAAAGCGCGGAAGGCAGCGGGCTCGGTCTCGCGATCGCGAAGCAGATCGTCGAGGGGCACGAAGGGAAAATATGGGCTCGAAGCAACGTCGGGGAAGGCACCCGCGTCATGATATCGCTTAGAATGTTATAA
- a CDS encoding ABC transporter permease, with amino-acid sequence MEGFKAAFRNEMFKLFKRKKMNAAAILAILAVVIGQIAVTAAKHGLGLRIAGGTEFPLVVLSAFSYTLLPLFATFVAIDMFNGEFSSNTMKITLARPVSRLGAFSAKAATVAVFIAASLLFVMALSLAAGLLFNPSTAGWGGVARVMLSYGVTFLPVFVFSLLVVLLSNVIRGGLAVFFLSVLLFLGFLFLSVVFPNASSFLITSMFDWHALWISENINVFKIVRQGLIMTGFGVMLFTAGYTLFDRKDL; translated from the coding sequence ATGGAAGGGTTTAAAGCCGCTTTCCGCAACGAAATGTTCAAGCTGTTCAAGCGAAAGAAGATGAACGCGGCGGCGATCTTGGCCATCCTTGCCGTCGTAATCGGGCAAATCGCGGTGACCGCGGCGAAGCACGGACTCGGGCTGCGGATCGCGGGAGGGACCGAATTTCCGTTGGTCGTGTTGTCCGCCTTTTCCTATACGCTCTTGCCGTTATTCGCGACGTTCGTCGCGATCGATATGTTTAACGGCGAATTCTCGTCCAACACGATGAAGATTACGCTCGCGAGACCGGTATCCCGCCTCGGGGCGTTCAGCGCGAAGGCGGCTACCGTCGCCGTCTTCATTGCGGCGAGTCTGCTGTTCGTTATGGCGCTTTCCTTGGCTGCGGGGCTCCTCTTCAATCCGTCGACCGCGGGTTGGGGCGGGGTAGCGAGAGTGATGTTGTCTTACGGCGTAACGTTCCTTCCCGTCTTCGTGTTTTCGTTGCTCGTCGTATTGCTGTCGAACGTTATTCGGGGAGGTTTAGCCGTCTTCTTCCTATCGGTGCTTCTGTTTCTCGGCTTCCTGTTCTTAAGCGTCGTCTTTCCGAATGCTTCCAGCTTCCTCATCACGTCCATGTTCGATTGGCACGCGCTGTGGATTTCGGAGAACATCAACGTCTTTAAGATCGTTCGGCAAGGTTTGATTATGACGGGGTTCGGCGTTATGCTGTTTACCGCGGGGTATACGTTATTCGACCGTAAAGACTTATAG